AAACGTATATATTTCAGATAATGTACGATATTCAGTATTATTGAtttttctattattattttctttttggttgtgAATGAATTTCAAATTTGGTTTTCCAGTTCTATTCATGCCTTGTATTTCCTTGCTGTTTCATTTCTTTTTGTTCAGGTAAAGTGCTTGTTCATGCACTTGATGAAAAAACTAGAGCTTACTACAATATGGGAGGGTCTTTGGACCCCAGGGACATTGCAAAATGAACCTATAGAGGTAAACATGAGACTAACTTTAAGTCATGTTGTTCCATGAAATTCAGAACTTTTCCTCATATATATGTTTAATATTGTATTCAAGATATTTGAAGTTTTCTGAATTtgtctgtttttttttatttagctCTATCATCATAGTACTTTCCTATCTTCAATCATAAGTGAAAACAGGACAGCATTCTTGCATTTTGAAGTCCTCTTTGTATAATCTTctgaaaaaaatgatattttgaatatcttaaTTATCTTGCTACTCTATTCACCAGAACCTTGACATTTACTTTTTCTATGTTGTACCAGGTTTTGCAACACCTCTATAACATGCCAATGATATCATGCTTTTAGGCCATCCAGATACCACCAGGTGCTGCGGTTTTGTTTCAATACTTGTTTCTGACAGGTGCTGTGATTAATAATGtaatttgattaatttttctttcttttctgagaCTGTCAAGTGTACAGTAATCCTGTTTTTCCCCATGTTTAATCCTTCAATTTGGGAAATTTTTCCATGTAAAATGTGGACCATTTTTGTCTAAAACCAGTGGAAGATTTAATTTGTCTAAATGTgagtctctttttttttttcagtggtaatgtttctttcattctttgaggttcttttttattttcatgtttATTAATAGATAGAGAAAGGGAAAGATAGATCTGTTGATTCAATTATGAAATGTAAAATAATTGGtgaatcaaaatatattttgttAATGATTTGCCTCTTGAAGACAGGGGCAAATGATttttaatatgtttatttttttttgtgtaaaaTAGCTCTGATAAACGTTAAAAGGTGCAATGACTAGCtaggaaaaaataatattattttacgGGGGCTAATATGGCTGCTAAATCACCTGGGGGGGTTTTTTCCGGCGATTAAGAAAACATGTTAGGAAATCGACTAATGGAGACAGATTCAGTGTGGGTTGGAAGGTGTTTTTCACTGAAAGTTCACAGAAATCACTGATAAATACCCTTTGTTGGTGTAGTGGCTTCACTTTTGTATATAGTAGTGCATTGGAAAGTAAACAAGTTACTAATGTCAGATCTGGTCCTCCATGAGAGCACAATATTCCTAGAAACACATGCTGAACCATAACAAGTTAATTTCATGTAGACCAATGATAGAAGAACGTGGCAACTAGATTAGGTAGGCTCACCAAACTTTCAAGATAGAATGGAAAGCGTGCTAGAGTACATGGGACAAAACTTGCATATTTTTATTAAGGTGATAACTTTTCTCAACTTTCTCTTTCGCAATAAAGATGTCACGTTATAGTTGGATAATAGTAAAAACTACACGTATAGAACTATGTCTTAGTTTTTATCCTACCTGTTTTCACATTTACTTTCACACATCTCAAACGTAAATGCTTTATCACTTGATTGATCTCTTTTTCTATATATAACATTGCCATTTGGGACATTCCCTTTTCACCTGCATCAAAAAGTCTTTGGTGTTTCATCTGAAGATCATCCTCATAATTCAATTTTCTTCCAATGGAGTTGGGAAGCGTAATTGACTTCCTTCAGGACAAGAATGTTCTGGTCATCGGTGCCACTGGCTTCCTTGCCAAACGtgcttctctctttctttttctctttctaagcTAGCAATTTTTATGTGTGGATATATGTATTAGTGATGTTGTGTTTTATATACGTTGCACCAGTCTTTGTGGAGAAGGTACTTAGAGTTCAACCAAATGTGAAGAAACTTTATCTTCTATTGAGGGCCTCAGATGCTGAATCTGCCACTAAACGACTGCACAATGAGGTATGTTATAACATCTTTCACCAGCCATGTACAATCTGTTTGGGAGAGGCTGGTTCTTCACTCTCACCAATTTATGATGCTCTTTTTTTTAAAGCCAATGATAAAAATTTATTAGACTGAATATTAACTTGAGAACAACGCCCTCAAGAATAATCAAGTGTCAAACGAAACTAGTTTACCAAATAGACCTCATCCCTACAAGAAAAATGTTGATTAGTGTCAGCCCAAAGTCAATATTAAGTAGGCAAAatttgaagcaaatgttgattCAGCGCCTGCGTCGGAGCTGAAATTAAAAGGCCTGAAGCTAACTCATAATGTCAGTCATGTGGCCGAAGCTACAATTCAATTTCAGTTTTGCTAACTCTAAGCTGAAACAACCACCCTATCATCCGacgaaaattattaaaaattagtATCGGTTGTAGAGGCCAACACTTATTAGCGTCGGCCTATAGATAACGTATTAATGCACTCCCTTGTTTAATTAAAGCATCCGCAaagtatatttattttttattatattatttggAATACAAATAATGCAAcaattcaaattttttatatatttgaatTGTTAATGCAATAATTGCTCTAGAGTAGTAGGCACACTATTTTGTTGTCCTGTCTATATTCTTTCTATCATATAGTTGTGAAACTCATGCTATTGTAGAATCCTTATGTGTTTTTGGCTTTACATGGTAGTAAGGTAAGTAGTACAGCAATGATATGGGCCTGTGGAGAATGAAGCCATGTTCATATCATTTTCAAGCCCGACAGTAATACTTCACCATGCTAAATCTGTTTGTGACTGATACGTTATTTTCATGTGTAGATTATAGAGAAGGACTTGTTTAGATTGTTGAAGGAAAATCTGGGTGCAAATTTTAATACCTTTGTCTCAGAAAAGTTAACTTTGGTGCCTGGGGACATCTCTCAAGTGGACTTGAATTTGAAGGACTCTGTTCTCCGTCAAGAGATTTGTAATCAAACTAATGTTATAATTCATTTTGCTGCCACAACTAACTTCCGTGAAaggtatatgtatatatatgatGTATTTATAACCTGATCTATATATGTGTTTGTTTCAAAAGTAAATTATCGTTTAATTTCTCACTGTCCCTTTAATTACAATCAAACAAGTTAAATATGTTCTTTTATCTTTAACTCTCATTATTGTATGCAGATATGATGTTGCGTTGAGTATAAACACATTAGGAGTAAAGCATGTCTTAAACTTCGCCAAAAATTGTATTGACTTGAAGGTTCTTGTCCACGTATCAACAGGTCAGTAGTCGAATTAGTTCCTTGTTCAATCAAAAGTGAAGGTATTTTTTTCTCAATCCATAGAGAGAGATCTGTTCACTTTTTGTCTTGACGCCGTTTGGCTGAGTTGAATCAATATGTTTTTAGCATATGTATGTGGCGAGGGAAGAGGGCTCATACTAGAGGATCCATACCAATTGGGTATGTCGCTAAATGGAATATCAGGACTAGACATTGATGTGGAAAAGAAAATTGTTGATGAGAAGCTGAGCATGCTTCAAGAAGAGGGAGCCtcagaaaatgaaattaaaatggcTATGAAGGACTTGGGTATGAAAAGGTCAGTGTATCTACAAGACTTTTTAAGGGGAAAAAGAAACAAACCAATACtaaattttaacaaaataaaatctgCTACAAAGGCAAAATCATATGTACTAACAAACAGCAAAACATGAATGTTTTGGGTTGTATCTTGATAAATTATCAGAGCAACTCAATTTGGATGGCCAAACACGTATGTTTTTACAAAGGCAATGGGAGAAATGCTTGTAGGAACTCTGAAGGAAAACATGTCTGTTGTTATTGTGCGGCCTACAATCGTTACCAGCACTTACAGAGAACCTTTCCCAGGTTGGATTGAAGATGTAAGGTAAATCACCAAATTTTATATCATTCATAATGTTCATGTGCATGCATTAATTACACTGCATCACAGTTACACTTGGTATTGTTgcattttgaaatttgaatcatAGTTTTATGTCCCTTTAATTTGCTTTCCAATACCATGGCAGAGTAAGCATATACATAACCATGTTTTTCTTATGATGCCCCTTGCTGCAGAACCATTGACAATTATTTTGTTGCTTTTGGTAAAGGAATGTTAAAATGCTTCCTTGGGGACCTTAATGTAGTTTGTGACGCGGTGAGTGTCCCTATACTAAGCATTTAATCTTCTGTCCCAAAATGATGTCTTAATTTCTTGTCCTGCTATGAAATCTTgccatgtcaattaaaaattacataAGTGAGGCAGTTACAAACTTACATCGTGATTTTTAATTGACGTGTCAACATTTCATTGGTATGACGGAGAATGAGACATGTACAGTTTGGTGACCAACTTTTCTCTACAAATTATAGACTCTCCAATTCATTCTTTGCTCAAAGTGGATATAACTATTCTGAGTCCAAAGCAGATACCAGCTGACATGGTGGTGAATGCAATACTAGTAGCCATGGTGGCTCATGCAAATCATCCTTGTGATATCATATATCATGTGGGTTCCTCTGTTTCAAATCCAGTCACATACCATAATCTTGAAGACTACACCTTCAGATATTTTACTGCAAAACCATACATAAACACAGATGGAAAGCCTATCAAGATTGGCAAAGTTACAATACTGCACAACATGGATAGCTTTCATAGAT
This portion of the Lotus japonicus ecotype B-129 chromosome 3, LjGifu_v1.2 genome encodes:
- the LOC130747166 gene encoding fatty acyl-CoA reductase 3-like, yielding MELGSVIDFLQDKNVLVIGATGFLAKLFVEKVLRVQPNVKKLYLLLRASDAESATKRLHNEIIEKDLFRLLKENLGANFNTFVSEKLTLVPGDISQVDLNLKDSVLRQEICNQTNVIIHFAATTNFRERYDVALSINTLGVKHVLNFAKNCIDLKVLVHVSTAYVCGEGRGLILEDPYQLGMSLNGISGLDIDVEKKIVDEKLSMLQEEGASENEIKMAMKDLGMKRATQFGWPNTYVFTKAMGEMLVGTLKENMSVVIVRPTIVTSTYREPFPGWIEDVRTIDNYFVAFGKGMLKCFLGDLNVVCDAIPADMVVNAILVAMVAHANHPCDIIYHVGSSVSNPVTYHNLEDYTFRYFTAKPYINTDGKPIKIGKVTILHNMDSFHRYMFIRYVLPAKGLELVNAAFCHYFEQKRRDINRKIKIVMQLVEVFKPYCFFNGVFDNMNTEKLQIAAKQGGVEMDLFYFDPKMIDWEDYIMNIHFPALVKYAFK